Proteins encoded together in one Thermoplasmatales archaeon BRNA1 window:
- a CDS encoding NADH:ubiquinone oxidoreductase 27 kD subunit — protein MVDKAIREYSDAWMGEIKGALESKFSGKLEVTSTETRRVYVKAQREALHDICLFLHDELNFEHCATVIGVDMVDYMQVVYHILNYTNYRGTMVEITVDVPNDDLHVQSVSDIWGGSNWHEREQWELFGIVFDGHPRLERLLTPKTYEFFPFRKSYKLRGWD, from the coding sequence ATGGTCGACAAAGCAATTCGCGAATATTCGGATGCCTGGATGGGCGAGATCAAGGGCGCACTGGAGTCCAAATTCTCCGGCAAGCTCGAGGTCACCTCCACCGAGACCCGCAGGGTCTACGTGAAAGCCCAGCGCGAGGCACTCCACGACATCTGCCTGTTCCTCCACGACGAGCTCAACTTCGAGCACTGCGCCACCGTCATCGGTGTCGACATGGTGGATTACATGCAGGTCGTCTACCACATTCTCAATTATACTAATTATAGGGGAACGATGGTCGAGATCACCGTCGACGTTCCCAACGACGACCTCCACGTGCAGTCCGTCTCCGATATCTGGGGAGGATCCAACTGGCACGAGAGGGAGCAGTGGGAGCTCTTCGGAATCGTCTTCGACGGTCACCCGAGGCTCGAGAGGCTTCTGACCCCTAAGACCTACGAGTTCTTCCCGTTCAGGAAGTCCTATAAGCTCAGAGGGTGGGACTGA
- a CDS encoding NADH:ubiquinone oxidoreductase subunit 6 (chain J) translates to MGILGNIWDFICDFTQYVWDNPDLVAFLIVAAIGVAGALWVVTDKQPMHSAFYLALVFTTVAVTYFFLETEFLGVIQMLVYVGAITVLFAFCVMLTRKTIMEDEDDE, encoded by the coding sequence ATGGGTATACTAGGTAACATCTGGGACTTCATCTGTGATTTCACCCAGTACGTCTGGGACAACCCCGACCTGGTCGCTTTCCTGATCGTCGCGGCCATCGGTGTTGCCGGAGCCCTGTGGGTCGTCACCGACAAACAGCCCATGCACAGTGCGTTCTACCTTGCGCTGGTGTTCACCACCGTCGCAGTGACCTACTTCTTCCTTGAGACCGAATTCCTCGGTGTCATCCAGATGCTGGTCTACGTCGGTGCCATCACCGTCCTGTTCGCATTCTGTGTCATGCTCACCCGCAAGACTATAATGGAGGATGAGGACGATGAGTAA
- a CDS encoding proton-translocating NADH-quinone oxidoreductase, chain N — protein sequence MIVMLIGALIMPGCYFVFKKKAPLTAIAMVIVLVSIVLNVMLLTGTVDDVDYAGVFKGMFAYNDFSGLMILLFQIVIAIVIFVSGSSTEVTTLHYGAYMGLLFVATSGMMFVAEATDLVAIFVGVEAVSISSYVLVAMKRNDPRAAEAAVKYVVIGGLSTALTIYGISMIYGSLHTLDLADMGAALAMYGYSWAFIIGLIAMVAGYGFKIAAAPFHMWAPDVYEGASTPVSVMLATGSKKMGIVVFIKVFLLMFIIAQAVVNIEPAQYLFAVIAAFSMTIGNIVAIAQNNIKRMLAYSSIAQAGYILIAMAVMSEYALTGGLFHMFTHVFMKGGAFLIVGALICAGVGEKISDYNGLAKRAPLLAFAMLIFLFSLAGVPPLAGFTSKFVLFSGAVYGPDGVITQWIWLAFIAILNSAISLYYYVRVIKAMYVEKPAKEPEFGEKLAIPKTFAIAIAVCAVMVVVLGVYPQLILDLCEQASACMFGA from the coding sequence ATGATCGTCATGCTCATCGGAGCGCTGATCATGCCCGGGTGCTACTTCGTCTTCAAGAAGAAGGCACCTCTGACCGCCATCGCCATGGTCATCGTCCTGGTGTCCATCGTCCTCAACGTCATGCTCCTCACCGGAACAGTCGACGACGTGGACTATGCTGGCGTGTTCAAGGGAATGTTCGCCTACAACGACTTCAGCGGTCTCATGATCCTCCTGTTCCAGATCGTCATCGCGATCGTGATCTTCGTATCTGGATCCAGCACCGAGGTCACCACCCTCCACTACGGAGCGTACATGGGACTCCTGTTCGTCGCGACTTCCGGAATGATGTTCGTCGCCGAGGCAACCGATCTCGTCGCCATCTTCGTCGGTGTCGAGGCCGTCTCCATCTCTTCCTACGTCCTCGTGGCTATGAAGAGGAACGACCCCCGCGCCGCCGAGGCCGCCGTCAAGTACGTCGTCATCGGAGGACTGTCCACCGCTCTGACCATCTACGGTATCTCGATGATCTACGGATCCCTCCACACCCTGGACCTCGCCGATATGGGTGCAGCGCTTGCCATGTACGGCTACAGCTGGGCCTTCATCATCGGTCTGATCGCCATGGTCGCCGGATACGGATTCAAGATCGCCGCCGCCCCGTTCCACATGTGGGCACCCGACGTGTACGAGGGAGCATCCACTCCTGTGTCCGTCATGCTCGCTACCGGATCGAAGAAGATGGGTATCGTCGTGTTCATCAAGGTCTTCCTGCTGATGTTCATCATCGCACAGGCCGTTGTCAACATCGAGCCCGCCCAGTACCTCTTCGCGGTCATCGCGGCGTTCTCCATGACCATCGGAAACATCGTCGCCATCGCGCAGAACAACATCAAGAGGATGCTCGCTTACTCCTCCATTGCCCAGGCTGGTTACATCCTGATCGCAATGGCAGTCATGAGCGAGTATGCCCTGACCGGAGGACTCTTCCACATGTTCACCCACGTGTTCATGAAGGGAGGAGCCTTCCTCATCGTCGGAGCCCTCATCTGCGCCGGTGTCGGCGAGAAGATCAGCGACTACAACGGTCTCGCAAAGCGCGCGCCTCTGCTCGCCTTCGCGATGCTGATCTTCCTGTTCTCCCTTGCGGGAGTGCCGCCTCTGGCAGGATTCACCTCCAAGTTCGTCCTGTTCTCCGGAGCAGTGTACGGACCCGACGGAGTCATCACCCAGTGGATCTGGCTGGCATTCATCGCCATCCTCAACTCCGCTATCTCCCTGTACTACTACGTCAGGGTCATCAAGGCAATGTACGTCGAGAAGCCCGCCAAGGAGCCCGAGTTCGGTGAGAAGCTGGCCATCCCGAAGACCTTCGCCATCGCAATCGCTGTCTGCGCTGTGATGGTCGTCGTCCTCGGAGTCTACCCCCAGCTGATCCTCGACCTCTGCGAGCAGGCATCCGCCTGCATGTTCGGCGCTTGA
- a CDS encoding NADH-quinone oxidoreductase, B subunit yields the protein MSLYPHAVAMSADEFMSWSTTLINDLLSSGVRRTIDNLTGPIWSWAMKNSMHPLHWGLACCALEMAQASAPRFDAERYGMIYRSSPRQTDILLVNGWISKKIRPDIRRLWEEMPGPKWAVAMGECAISGGPWYDSYNTVQGLDQIIPVDLYIPGCPARPDAMIDGFMLLQKKIDSYFKRGVLLKDR from the coding sequence ATGAGCCTGTACCCGCACGCCGTAGCCATGTCCGCCGATGAGTTCATGAGCTGGTCCACGACCCTTATCAACGACTTGCTCAGCTCCGGCGTCCGCCGCACCATCGACAACCTCACGGGACCCATCTGGTCCTGGGCCATGAAGAACTCCATGCACCCCCTGCACTGGGGACTCGCATGCTGTGCTCTCGAGATGGCACAGGCCTCCGCCCCGAGGTTCGACGCCGAGCGTTACGGAATGATCTACAGGTCTTCCCCCAGGCAGACCGACATCCTTTTGGTCAACGGATGGATCTCCAAGAAGATCCGCCCCGACATCAGGAGGCTGTGGGAGGAGATGCCCGGACCGAAGTGGGCCGTCGCCATGGGCGAGTGCGCCATTTCCGGAGGACCCTGGTATGATTCCTACAACACCGTCCAGGGACTCGACCAGATTATCCCGGTCGACCTATACATCCCCGGATGCCCCGCAAGGCCCGATGCGATGATCGACGGTTTCATGCTCCTGCAGAAGAAGATCGACTCCTACTTCAAGAGAGGAGTTCTGCTCAAGGATCGCTGA
- a CDS encoding NADH:ubiquinone oxidoreductase subunit 3 (chain A) yields MFSRLLRPEKPSKWTEETYECGSVPIGDTRIQFRFQYYAFALIFVVFDLITTFLLIWAVAFDGLSRDATIWMLLFLGIMLFGVTYALKKEENIWI; encoded by the coding sequence TTGTTTTCCAGGCTTCTGAGGCCTGAGAAACCTTCGAAATGGACTGAGGAGACTTACGAGTGCGGTTCGGTTCCGATTGGAGACACCAGGATCCAGTTCAGGTTCCAGTACTATGCATTCGCCCTGATTTTCGTCGTCTTCGACCTGATCACCACCTTCCTGCTCATCTGGGCGGTTGCGTTCGATGGTCTGTCCCGTGACGCGACTATCTGGATGCTCCTCTTCCTCGGAATCATGCTGTTCGGTGTGACCTACGCACTGAAGAAGGAGGAAAACATATGGATATGA
- a CDS encoding proton-translocating NADH-quinone oxidoreductase, chain M encodes MEGSFILPAMVLIPLIGAILTLFMGGLRSKYARITAFVFTLVDLALSLVLLLSDDLSEFDFTASWIDTETLKMGLIFRVDGLSILMVFLTALLEVVVVAFSYKEGDRPNYFFTLILAIEVGLIGVYTAQDYFLFYIMWEVTLIPMYFLISWYGGPRRHYSAIKFFIYTHVASLVMLIGIFALAFESAAVLGLGYVDFSFDAVRAAYGGFSEVFQTLVFGLLFFGFLVKMPAVPFHTWLPDAHTEAPTGGSVLLAGVMLKMGSYGIIRVNLEVLPLGFENWQYIMIAMGLLAAVYGAYACIAQRDLKKMVAYSSISHMGLVMLAMGLGTAIGVEFAIFQMFAHGLISAMLFMVCGMAGHNIGTREIPLLGGMASKMPVYAAFMMFAFMASLGLPGLIGFWGEFGIVYGFYEWAQANDMIPIIVFCLLSLLLTAGYYLWAMQRSLFGRLTTKIDVSHAHDMDTIEAICLGVLALLVAIYGFWPDLALHYIDLYGLSVTGVI; translated from the coding sequence ATGGAAGGTTCGTTCATACTCCCCGCAATGGTCCTCATCCCCCTGATCGGAGCCATCCTGACTCTGTTCATGGGCGGCCTGAGGTCGAAGTACGCAAGGATAACGGCCTTCGTCTTCACCCTCGTCGACCTCGCACTGTCCCTGGTGCTCCTGCTCTCGGACGACCTCAGCGAGTTCGACTTTACCGCAAGCTGGATCGACACCGAGACGCTCAAGATGGGTCTCATCTTCCGCGTCGACGGACTGAGCATCCTCATGGTCTTCCTGACCGCGCTCCTGGAAGTCGTTGTCGTGGCGTTCTCCTACAAGGAGGGCGACCGCCCCAACTACTTCTTCACCCTGATCCTCGCCATCGAGGTCGGACTGATCGGAGTGTACACCGCCCAGGATTACTTCCTCTTCTACATCATGTGGGAGGTCACCCTGATCCCGATGTACTTCCTCATCAGCTGGTACGGAGGACCCAGGCGCCACTATTCCGCTATCAAGTTCTTCATCTACACGCACGTCGCGTCCCTGGTGATGCTGATCGGAATCTTCGCCCTGGCATTCGAGTCCGCGGCCGTACTCGGTCTCGGATACGTCGACTTCTCGTTCGACGCCGTCCGCGCCGCTTACGGAGGATTCAGCGAGGTCTTCCAGACTCTTGTCTTCGGACTCCTGTTCTTCGGATTCCTCGTCAAGATGCCCGCGGTCCCCTTCCACACCTGGCTTCCGGACGCCCACACCGAGGCGCCTACCGGAGGATCCGTCCTCCTGGCCGGAGTCATGCTGAAGATGGGTTCCTACGGTATCATCCGCGTCAACCTCGAGGTCCTGCCTCTCGGATTCGAGAACTGGCAGTACATCATGATCGCGATGGGTCTCCTTGCAGCGGTCTACGGCGCATACGCCTGCATCGCCCAGAGGGACCTCAAGAAGATGGTGGCATACTCCTCCATCAGCCACATGGGACTGGTCATGCTCGCGATGGGACTCGGAACTGCAATCGGTGTCGAGTTCGCGATCTTCCAGATGTTCGCCCACGGTCTCATCTCCGCCATGCTCTTCATGGTCTGCGGAATGGCCGGACACAACATCGGAACCAGAGAGATCCCGCTGCTCGGCGGAATGGCCTCCAAGATGCCCGTCTACGCGGCATTCATGATGTTCGCGTTTATGGCATCCCTCGGACTCCCCGGACTCATCGGATTCTGGGGAGAGTTCGGTATCGTCTACGGATTCTACGAGTGGGCACAGGCAAACGACATGATCCCGATCATCGTCTTCTGCCTCCTGTCCCTCCTGCTGACCGCGGGATACTACCTGTGGGCCATGCAGAGGTCTCTGTTCGGAAGGCTTACCACCAAGATCGACGTCTCGCACGCACACGACATGGACACCATCGAGGCCATCTGTCTCGGAGTGCTCGCCCTCCTGGTCGCAATCTACGGATTCTGGCCGGACCTTGCCCTTCACTACATCGACCTCTACGGCCTGTCCGTCACCGGGGTGATCTGA
- a CDS encoding Formate hydrogenlyase subunit 6/NADH:ubiquinone oxidoreductase 23 kD subunit (chain I), translating into MVMTYFEKYRDGRHKNWKDLWIIKPFIICMKVLFRTTIHRPVTVLYPYEKLWEPDNYRGRPGLDFNKCIGCGMCARMCPCAAIILVETPDDEGQPVMRPQVNMGRCSFCAYCAEYCPVDAMTVTPIVELAEFTRSDLIYGPRRLAYAGTTEGMKVPLKETLISDYKAGNKVMRDHASIDRPELEGAKCISCKKCSKVCPVNAITMVEHGVNAKGRPILWPEINSETCVSCSNCIDACPKSALSMKEVL; encoded by the coding sequence ATGGTAATGACTTACTTCGAGAAGTACAGGGACGGACGCCACAAGAACTGGAAGGATCTTTGGATCATCAAGCCGTTCATCATCTGTATGAAGGTCCTCTTCAGGACCACCATCCACAGGCCCGTCACCGTCCTGTACCCGTATGAGAAGCTCTGGGAGCCCGACAACTATCGCGGACGCCCCGGACTGGACTTCAACAAATGTATCGGATGCGGAATGTGCGCACGCATGTGCCCCTGCGCGGCAATCATCCTGGTCGAGACCCCCGACGACGAGGGTCAGCCTGTCATGAGGCCCCAGGTCAACATGGGAAGGTGCTCCTTCTGCGCCTACTGCGCGGAGTACTGCCCCGTCGATGCTATGACCGTCACCCCGATCGTCGAGCTCGCCGAGTTCACCCGCTCGGACCTCATCTACGGTCCCCGCAGGCTCGCGTACGCCGGAACGACCGAGGGTATGAAGGTCCCCCTCAAGGAGACCCTCATCTCCGACTACAAGGCCGGAAACAAGGTCATGCGCGACCACGCGTCCATCGACCGCCCCGAGCTCGAGGGTGCCAAGTGCATCAGCTGCAAGAAGTGCTCGAAGGTCTGCCCCGTGAACGCCATCACCATGGTGGAGCACGGAGTCAACGCCAAGGGTCGCCCGATCCTCTGGCCCGAGATCAACAGCGAGACCTGTGTCAGCTGCAGCAACTGCATAGATGCATGTCCCAAGAGCGCTCTTTCCATGAAGGAGGTGCTTTGA
- a CDS encoding proton-translocating NADH-quinone oxidoreductase, chain L — protein sequence MFVEYVWLVPLIPVLSFVIVGFFGNKTPQGGGYITVFGAAASFIIALLVSYEFFTSDEFSNPGYITDQIDWFAIGGLQLHFGYYVDALACLMMLFASFISTLIFVYSLGYMGDQGIKKRRYFAEVALFLTGMLGLAASSNMVEMFVFWEIMGLCSYLLIGFWSFEHPSGDDAADNAASAAKKAFLVTRAGDVCLMAGMFVLFQAIGSLDYVDIFNGANLNAADPGLLSLSAFLIFGGAIGKSAQFPLMDWLPDAMAGPTTVSALIHAATMVKAGVYIVARCFPLFCMDINVMLFVGIIGGVTAFFAATMAMNNMNIKKVLAYSTLSQLGYMFLSLGAGGYLFALGMKNGDAALMAAGSLGYTAGILHMANHAFFKALLFLCSGSVIHSCGTEDMRYMGGMGKKMPITSVTMLIGSLSIAGFPFFAGFWSKDLVLDTAMDAFHHGLDSSAWIFMVLWFLGVVTAFMTAFYMFRLWFMTFRGEEHENALHCHGESPNAMTMPLCVLSIFAVVFGFTLLFGFDGLFSITYTAATQVWQIGNLDGHTGLHFVEELFTNVYTYLTIVLVLIAIGLAFLMYCKKSINPGKFSRNGESALYKTIQNRWYMPEIYNQVSWKLGYGVAKMVNFFDTQVIDGSVNGLSGAVVGGGEAVSKAQDGNVHTYAGVVVAGIIILFVAALALCFAFEVI from the coding sequence ATGTTCGTAGAATACGTATGGCTCGTACCCCTCATTCCCGTGCTCAGCTTCGTCATCGTGGGATTCTTCGGAAACAAGACCCCGCAGGGCGGAGGATACATCACCGTCTTCGGTGCAGCCGCATCCTTCATCATCGCACTGCTCGTTTCCTACGAGTTCTTCACCAGCGACGAGTTCAGCAACCCCGGATACATCACCGACCAGATCGACTGGTTCGCGATCGGCGGACTCCAGCTCCACTTCGGATATTACGTGGACGCCCTCGCCTGCCTGATGATGCTGTTCGCATCCTTCATCTCCACCCTGATCTTCGTGTACTCCCTCGGATACATGGGCGACCAGGGAATCAAGAAGAGGAGGTACTTCGCTGAGGTCGCCCTCTTCCTGACCGGAATGCTCGGACTCGCGGCATCCTCCAACATGGTCGAGATGTTCGTCTTCTGGGAGATCATGGGTCTCTGCTCCTACCTCCTCATCGGATTCTGGAGCTTCGAGCACCCCAGCGGCGACGATGCCGCCGACAACGCCGCATCCGCGGCAAAGAAGGCGTTCCTCGTCACCAGGGCCGGAGATGTCTGCCTGATGGCAGGTATGTTCGTCCTCTTCCAGGCGATCGGATCCCTCGACTACGTCGATATCTTCAACGGCGCCAACCTGAACGCCGCCGACCCCGGACTCCTGTCCCTCTCGGCGTTCCTCATCTTCGGCGGAGCTATCGGTAAGTCCGCTCAGTTCCCGCTGATGGATTGGCTGCCCGACGCAATGGCCGGTCCGACCACCGTCTCCGCGCTTATCCACGCCGCGACCATGGTCAAGGCCGGTGTCTACATCGTCGCCCGCTGCTTCCCCCTGTTCTGCATGGATATCAACGTCATGCTGTTCGTCGGAATCATCGGAGGCGTCACCGCGTTCTTCGCCGCCACCATGGCGATGAACAACATGAACATCAAGAAGGTCCTGGCATACTCGACCCTCTCCCAGCTGGGTTACATGTTCCTCTCCCTCGGTGCCGGAGGATACCTCTTCGCACTCGGAATGAAGAACGGTGACGCAGCGCTCATGGCGGCGGGATCCCTCGGATACACCGCAGGTATCCTCCACATGGCCAACCACGCCTTCTTCAAGGCACTGCTCTTCCTCTGCTCCGGATCTGTCATCCACAGCTGCGGAACCGAGGACATGCGCTACATGGGCGGAATGGGCAAGAAGATGCCCATCACCTCCGTCACCATGCTCATCGGATCCCTGTCCATCGCCGGATTCCCGTTCTTCGCGGGATTCTGGTCCAAGGACCTGGTTCTCGATACCGCGATGGACGCCTTCCACCACGGACTCGACTCCTCCGCATGGATCTTCATGGTCCTGTGGTTCCTCGGAGTCGTTACCGCGTTCATGACCGCATTCTACATGTTCAGGCTGTGGTTCATGACCTTCCGCGGCGAGGAGCACGAGAACGCACTGCACTGCCACGGTGAGTCGCCCAACGCGATGACCATGCCTCTGTGCGTCCTCTCGATCTTCGCGGTCGTCTTCGGATTCACCCTCCTCTTCGGATTCGACGGACTGTTCAGCATCACCTACACTGCCGCCACCCAGGTCTGGCAGATCGGTAACCTGGACGGACACACCGGACTCCACTTCGTCGAGGAGCTCTTCACCAACGTGTACACCTACCTGACCATCGTCCTGGTCCTCATCGCGATCGGACTGGCCTTCCTGATGTACTGCAAGAAGAGCATCAACCCCGGCAAGTTCAGCAGGAACGGAGAGTCCGCGCTCTACAAGACCATCCAGAACAGGTGGTACATGCCCGAGATCTACAACCAGGTCTCCTGGAAGCTCGGATACGGAGTTGCCAAGATGGTCAACTTCTTCGACACCCAGGTCATCGACGGTTCCGTCAACGGACTGTCCGGTGCCGTCGTCGGTGGAGGAGAGGCTGTCAGCAAGGCGCAGGACGGAAACGTCCACACCTACGCCGGCGTCGTCGTGGCGGGAATCATCATCCTGTTCGTGGCTGCTCTTGCCCTCTGCTTTGCATTCGAGGTGATCTGA
- a CDS encoding NADH:ubiquinone oxidoreductase 49 kD subunit 7 yields MADEKKKMDVSITERRAKVDDLWEGTSTLPESQRLSPEAIAEGALPENVPKNPALFAAETQKMDTEQMWITMGPQHPFSHGLWTLRVKVDGEMVTDAEPIVGYLHRGWEKETENRSYPKIIPMADRLCYAASMTYTHLFCMTCEKALGLEVPEKAKYIRIVADEINRLQSHLMWLAAVGTDLGNFTAFLWASREREFWMDMNIRLCGARMTTNYPRIGGVRNDTPEIFDRDIIRLCDRFDKMVWEIFGLIDDNSTFTSRMIGTGIITREQCANLGITGPAARGTGIDFDIRRDDPYDNYDKMDFDVPVSTAGDSYARYLVRNEEMLQSTKIIRQAMAKLRTMGKDEPYRIKAPMNIPAGRHFMHMEDPRGESLMYLVSDGTDKPYRLKVRSPIFVNVSSSKSLLQGCRIADIPVIMAMIDMCLGETDR; encoded by the coding sequence ATGGCAGACGAGAAAAAGAAGATGGACGTCTCTATCACCGAGAGGCGCGCAAAGGTCGACGACCTCTGGGAGGGAACTTCCACCCTTCCCGAGAGCCAGAGGCTGAGCCCTGAGGCGATCGCCGAGGGTGCGCTTCCCGAGAACGTCCCCAAGAACCCGGCACTGTTTGCTGCCGAGACCCAGAAGATGGATACCGAGCAGATGTGGATCACCATGGGTCCGCAGCACCCCTTCTCCCACGGACTCTGGACCCTCAGGGTCAAGGTCGACGGAGAGATGGTCACCGATGCCGAGCCTATCGTTGGATACCTCCACAGGGGCTGGGAGAAGGAGACCGAGAACCGCTCGTACCCCAAGATCATCCCCATGGCCGACCGTCTCTGCTACGCGGCTTCCATGACCTACACCCACCTCTTCTGCATGACCTGCGAGAAGGCGCTGGGACTCGAGGTCCCCGAGAAGGCCAAGTACATCAGGATCGTTGCCGACGAGATCAACAGGCTGCAGTCCCACCTCATGTGGCTCGCTGCGGTCGGAACCGACCTCGGTAACTTCACGGCTTTCCTGTGGGCGTCCAGGGAGAGGGAGTTCTGGATGGACATGAACATCAGGCTCTGCGGAGCCCGTATGACCACCAACTACCCCCGTATCGGAGGAGTCAGGAACGACACCCCCGAGATTTTCGATAGGGACATCATCAGGCTCTGCGACAGATTTGACAAGATGGTCTGGGAGATCTTCGGGCTCATTGACGACAACTCGACGTTCACGAGCAGGATGATCGGAACCGGAATCATCACCAGGGAGCAGTGCGCCAACCTCGGAATCACCGGACCTGCGGCAAGGGGTACCGGAATCGACTTCGACATCAGGCGCGACGACCCGTACGACAACTACGACAAGATGGACTTCGACGTCCCCGTCTCCACCGCCGGAGACTCCTATGCCAGGTACCTGGTCAGGAACGAGGAGATGCTGCAGTCCACCAAGATCATCAGACAGGCGATGGCCAAGCTCAGGACCATGGGCAAGGACGAGCCCTACAGGATCAAAGCACCCATGAACATCCCCGCTGGAAGGCACTTCATGCACATGGAGGACCCCCGCGGAGAGTCGCTCATGTACCTTGTGTCCGACGGAACCGACAAGCCCTACAGGCTGAAGGTCCGCAGTCCGATCTTCGTCAACGTCTCGTCTTCGAAATCTCTACTCCAGGGATGCAGGATTGCAGATATCCCGGTCATCATGGCTATGATTGATATGTGTCTCGGAGAGACGGACAGGTGA
- a CDS encoding NADH:ubiquinone oxidoreductase subunit 1 (chain H): MVDYVSIRDWINFPDPLSNPNYPFGDVYNLPYDISYKLWEIIGGTLAWLINLIFPGNPVSDWLVCAGAMNFFALIVFMILMFLVPFTGCLVSLWEERKVLGRAMDRRGTMIGLMGFLQCVADGFKTFMKEDIKIKEGDKMGFMWTCSLIIGTSVLIAIMIPLSPRWFVVNYGSGLLIIMALYALAPFFILVSGWSQNNKYAMIGGIRATEMMVSYEVPLLIIIATVALQAGTFNIGGIVDAQYDTMPYMIPQFIGFITFFLCATAESERAPFDLAEAESELVEGWQTEYAGMKWGLIMLADYLRGYVSCAMLVIMFWGGWNLPFIGDYNTWIPEIVFLLKCWLAFFFMIIFRCATGRVRTDTILNLGWKVFMPLAILNLMVVLALKVGGVC, from the coding sequence ATGGTCGACTATGTAAGTATCCGCGATTGGATCAACTTCCCCGATCCTCTCTCCAACCCGAACTACCCGTTCGGCGATGTGTACAACCTTCCGTACGACATCTCCTACAAGCTGTGGGAGATCATCGGCGGAACCCTGGCCTGGCTGATCAACCTGATCTTCCCCGGCAACCCCGTCTCCGACTGGCTCGTGTGCGCTGGCGCGATGAACTTCTTCGCGCTCATCGTCTTCATGATCCTCATGTTCCTGGTGCCCTTCACCGGATGTCTCGTATCCCTATGGGAGGAGAGGAAGGTCCTCGGACGTGCGATGGACAGGCGCGGAACCATGATCGGACTCATGGGATTCCTGCAGTGCGTCGCGGACGGTTTCAAGACCTTCATGAAGGAGGATATCAAGATCAAGGAAGGAGACAAGATGGGATTCATGTGGACCTGTTCCCTCATCATCGGAACCTCCGTCCTCATCGCAATCATGATCCCCCTGTCCCCCAGGTGGTTCGTCGTCAACTACGGCAGCGGACTCCTGATCATCATGGCTCTGTATGCGCTGGCACCTTTCTTCATCCTCGTTTCGGGATGGTCGCAGAACAACAAGTATGCGATGATCGGAGGTATCAGGGCTACCGAGATGATGGTTTCCTACGAGGTGCCCCTCCTGATCATCATCGCAACCGTTGCTCTTCAGGCTGGCACTTTCAACATCGGAGGCATCGTCGACGCCCAGTACGACACCATGCCCTACATGATCCCGCAGTTCATCGGATTCATCACCTTCTTCCTCTGCGCCACCGCGGAGTCGGAGCGTGCACCGTTCGACCTCGCCGAGGCCGAGTCGGAGCTCGTCGAGGGATGGCAGACCGAGTACGCCGGAATGAAGTGGGGACTCATCATGCTGGCAGACTATCTGAGAGGGTACGTCTCCTGTGCGATGCTGGTCATCATGTTCTGGGGCGGCTGGAACCTCCCGTTCATCGGAGACTACAACACCTGGATCCCCGAGATCGTCTTCCTGCTCAAGTGCTGGCTGGCGTTCTTCTTCATGATCATCTTCAGGTGCGCAACCGGACGTGTCAGGACCGATACCATCCTCAACCTCGGATGGAAGGTCTTCATGCCTCTCGCCATCCTCAACCTCATGGTTGTGCTGGCACTCAAGGTAGGAGGTGTCTGCTGA
- a CDS encoding NADH:ubiquinone oxidoreductase subunit 11 or 4L (chain K) gives MIPIEYFLSFGAILFAIGAYGVFTKKSTIIVLMCIELMLNAANINFVAFSAYGFDPLGQVMVIMTISVAAAEVAVGIAIVLNAYKISKTVGTDDLTTMRW, from the coding sequence ATGATTCCAATTGAGTACTTCCTCTCCTTCGGTGCGATCCTCTTCGCCATCGGAGCATACGGCGTCTTCACCAAGAAGAGCACGATCATCGTGCTGATGTGCATCGAGCTGATGCTGAACGCAGCGAACATCAACTTCGTCGCGTTCTCCGCATACGGCTTCGACCCGCTCGGACAGGTTATGGTCATCATGACTATCTCCGTCGCGGCCGCCGAGGTTGCAGTCGGTATCGCAATCGTGCTGAACGCATACAAGATTTCCAAGACCGTCGGAACCGACGATCTTACGACCATGAGGTGGTAA